The following proteins are co-located in the Desulfobaccales bacterium genome:
- the fmt gene encoding methionyl-tRNA formyltransferase, translated as MKRPLRLIFFGTPDFAVPTLEALAAAGEEVAAVVTQPDRPKGRGQRPTPPPVKVRAQALGLPVLQPTRLKDPEFLGELQNLAPELLVVAAYGRLLPPELLALPEVGCLNVHASLLPRYRGAAPVAWALIHGETETGVTIMWMVEELDAGPIFLQERVPIRPEDNAGTLSARLAEVGAHLLVRALEHLRRGEAIKIPQPDSGVTYAPPLTPEMQRLDFTWEAKAVAGRIRGLDPEPGAYTLFQGQRLKLFGARVAKETGSEAPPGTVLGLTPDGLEIACGHGTVTVRELQMPGRRRLPAADFLRGRPLVGDILGHD; from the coding sequence GTGAAGCGCCCTTTGCGGCTGATCTTCTTCGGCACCCCGGACTTTGCGGTGCCCACCCTGGAGGCCCTGGCCGCAGCCGGGGAGGAGGTAGCCGCGGTGGTCACTCAGCCGGACAGGCCCAAGGGGCGCGGACAAAGACCTACGCCGCCGCCGGTGAAGGTGCGGGCCCAAGCCCTGGGCCTGCCGGTCCTGCAGCCCACCCGGCTCAAGGATCCGGAGTTTTTGGGGGAGCTTCAGAATCTGGCCCCGGAGCTCCTGGTGGTGGCCGCCTACGGCCGCCTGCTGCCCCCGGAGCTGCTGGCGCTTCCCGAGGTGGGCTGCCTCAATGTCCATGCGTCGCTTTTGCCCCGCTACCGGGGGGCGGCGCCGGTGGCGTGGGCCCTCATCCACGGCGAGACCGAGACCGGCGTCACCATCATGTGGATGGTGGAGGAGCTGGACGCCGGGCCCATCTTTCTCCAGGAGCGGGTGCCCATCCGCCCCGAGGACAACGCCGGTACCTTGAGCGCCCGGCTGGCGGAAGTGGGGGCGCACCTATTGGTAAGGGCCCTGGAGCATCTCAGGCGGGGGGAGGCCATCAAAATCCCGCAGCCCGACAGCGGGGTGACCTACGCTCCCCCCCTCACGCCCGAGATGCAGCGCCTGGACTTCACCTGGGAGGCCAAGGCAGTGGCCGGCCGCATCCGGGGGCTGGACCCGGAGCCCGGGGCTTACACGCTCTTCCAGGGGCAGCGCCTGAAGCTCTTCGGCGCCCGGGTGGCCAAAGAGACGGGCTCCGAGGCGCCGCCAGGCACCGTGCTGGGCCTTACCCCCGACGGCCTGGAGATCGCCTGCGGGCACGGCACGGTCACGGTGCGGGAGCTGCAGATGCCCGGCCGCAGACGCCTGCCGGCGGCGGATTTCCTGAGGGGGCGCCCCTTGGTGGGCGACATTCTGGGACACGACTAA
- a CDS encoding DUF116 domain-containing protein: MPDTPTLNGGNSFKPQKRTFLGLLVLTAFLFILLLGLLWYVPYVGLQTLHPRLPLILGLLFAGLALAVLFAVGILGLTVALGRDLPFSRSLRGLLIKLLLPLMSGVGQVLGISKDRVRRSFIEINNQLVLAQRPRATAEQMLLLMPHCLQFHECQFRITGNVLHCKRCGKCPIKGLAELSEKYGVGLAVATGGTLARRIVVERRPRLIIAVACERDLASGIQDSYPLPVFGITNQRPFGPCYDTQVDLARVEEALTTFLLPSPGTPEKPTP; this comes from the coding sequence ATGCCGGACACCCCGACCTTAAACGGCGGCAACTCCTTCAAGCCTCAGAAACGCACCTTTCTCGGGCTGCTCGTCCTCACCGCTTTCCTCTTCATCCTGCTTTTGGGTCTCCTGTGGTATGTCCCGTATGTGGGGCTGCAGACCCTGCATCCCCGTCTGCCCCTGATTTTGGGCCTGCTCTTTGCCGGCTTGGCCCTGGCGGTCCTTTTTGCCGTGGGCATTCTCGGCCTCACTGTGGCTTTGGGCCGGGATCTGCCCTTTTCCCGCTCCCTTCGGGGCCTGCTCATCAAGCTGCTTTTGCCCCTCATGAGCGGCGTGGGGCAGGTCCTGGGCATCAGCAAGGACCGGGTGCGCCGCTCCTTCATCGAAATCAACAACCAACTGGTGCTGGCGCAGCGGCCCCGGGCCACTGCGGAGCAGATGCTGCTCCTCATGCCCCACTGTCTGCAGTTTCATGAATGCCAGTTCCGCATCACCGGCAACGTCCTGCACTGCAAGCGCTGCGGCAAGTGCCCCATCAAGGGCCTGGCGGAGCTCTCGGAGAAATACGGCGTCGGCCTGGCGGTGGCCACCGGCGGCACCCTGGCCCGGCGCATCGTGGTGGAGCGCCGCCCCCGCCTCATCATCGCGGTGGCCTGCGAACGGGACCTGGCCAGCGGCATCCAGGACAGCTATCCCCTCCCCGTGTTCGGCATCACCAATCAGCGCCCCTTCGGCCCCTGCTACGACACCCAGGTGGACCTGGCCCGGGTGGAGGAGGCCCTGACCACCTTTCTCCTGCCGTCCCCGGGCACCCCGGAGAAACCGACGCCCTGA